One genomic region from Mastacembelus armatus chromosome 21, fMasArm1.2, whole genome shotgun sequence encodes:
- the htr1fa gene encoding 5-hydroxytryptamine receptor 1F: MDFPNCTEGVFATSSSSSGGYDSPETTKLLPSKILLTLTLSVLAILTTFFNCLVITAIAVTRKLHHPANYLICSLAVTDLLVAVLVMPFSIIYIQKESWVMGQVVCTIWLSVDITCCTCSILHLAAIAVDRYRAITDAVEYSRKRTGARAGAMVAVVWLLSILISLPPLLWRHYSGDAEQEDQCIIIHHHMAFTLYSTLGAFYIPLLLILILYYKIYRAAQTLYMRREASRASRHSCMTNGSMIPSSYPAGDGDIDGGPRSPEPISPQEKSFSEPSTEEPPRERVRVSVKAFQCKPRRHESRSESRSESRRSQLYQGPRISGSRERKAASTLGLIIGAFVICWLPFFVKEVIVNTCSSCSTSMEMADFLTWLGYLNSLINPLIYTIFNEDFKKAFQRLVRCSHYL, encoded by the coding sequence ATGGATTTCCCCAATTGCACTGAAGGAGTATTTGctacaagcagcagcagcagcggcggtTACGACTCACCGGAGACCACTAAACTCCTTCCCAGTAAAATCCTGCTTACGCTCACCCTGTCTGTACTTGCTATTCTGACTACATTCTTCAACTGTCTGGTGATCACAGCTATTGCAGTCACTCGCAAGTTGCATCACCCAGCCAACTACCTTATCTGCTCATTGGCAGTGACTGATCTGCTGGTGGCTGTGCTGGTCATGCCCTTCAGTATCATCTACATTCAGAAAGAGAGCTGGGTCATGGGCCAGGTGGTGTGCACTATCTGGTTAAGTGTGGATATCACCTGTTGCACATGCTCCATCCTACACCTTGCTGCAATTGCCGTCGACCGTTACAGGGCCATTACTGATGCAGTGGAGTACTCGCGCAAACGCACAGGGGCTAGGGCTGGGGCGATGGTGGCAGTGGTGTGGCTGTTGTCTATCCTCATCTCACTTCCTCCTCTACTGTGGCGACACTACAGCGGAGATGCTGAGCAGGAAGACCAGTGTATCATCATTCACCATCACATGGCCTTCACCTTGTACTCCACCCTCGGAGCTTTTTACATCCCCCTGCTGCTTATCCTCATCCTCTACTATAAAATCTACAGGGCTGCTCAGACCCTCTATATGCGCAGGGAGGCCAGCCGAGCCAGCCGTCACTCCTGCATGACCAATGGGAGCATGATACCCTCATCCTACCCTGCTGGAGATGGTGACATTGACGGGGGGCCTCGAAGTCCAGAGCCCATAAGCCCACAAGAAAAGTCTTTCTCTGAACCCTCAACTGAGGAACCTCCACGTGAACGGGTGCGTGTGTCGGTGAAGGCTTTCCAGTGCAAGCCTCGCCGGCATGAATCACGTAGTGAGTCACGTAGTGAGTCACGACGGAGCCAGCTCTACCAAGGACCACGGATCTCAGGCTCACGGGAACGCAAAGCAGCATCAACATTGGGGTTAATAATAGGGGCCTTTGTCATTTGTTGGCTGCCATTTTTTGTCAAGGAGGTGATAGTAAACACCTGCAGTTCTTGCAGTACCTCGATGGAGATGGCTGACTTTTTGACATGGTTGGGTTACCTCAACTCGTTGATCAACCCTCTCATCTACACCATATTTAATGAGGACTTCAAAAAAGCTTTTCAAAGACTTGTTAGGTGCAGTCATTACCTCTGA